The following coding sequences lie in one Arachis ipaensis cultivar K30076 chromosome B05, Araip1.1, whole genome shotgun sequence genomic window:
- the LOC107641560 gene encoding uncharacterized protein LOC107641560, with protein sequence MDVGNGRTIKFWEDVWLPGGRLKEMFPKLFSISNLTRSVIGECGFWDGLEWIWSFQWRRELFQWELELLHQLHEVLQSVRITTEREDRVVWKYDKTGIFTTNSFVQVMQEAALPEKITSYRFTSAIWRGFAPPRVELFSWFILVERVNTKERLCKLGVIDQHDNLCVLCCKSVEFAAHLFIGCEITWQVWCAWLFALGRIWTMSGTLKQHFESWTNASSRKNE encoded by the coding sequence ATGGATGTAGGGAATGGCAGAACAATCAAGTTCTGGGAGGATGTCTGGCTACCTGGTGGAAGGTTGAAAGAGATGTTTCCTAAACTTTTCTCGATTTCAAACCTCACAAGATCTGTTATAGGGGAATGCGGGTTCTGGGATGGGTTAGAATGGATCTGGAGTTTCCAATGGAGGAGAGAATTATTTCAGTGGGAGCTGGAGCTTTTACACCAACTCCATGAGGTCTTGCAGTCAGTAAGAATAACAACTGAGAGGGAGGACAGGGTAGTCTGGAAATATGATAAAACTGGTATTTTTActactaactcctttgtgcaggtgATGCAGGAGGCAGCTCTCCCGGAGAAAATTACTAGCTATAGATTTACTAGTGCTATTTGGAGGGGATTCGCTCCGCCAAGGGTTGAGTTATTTTCGTGGTTTATTTTGGTTGAGAGGGTGAACACTAAGGAGAGACTATGCAAATTAGGTGTCATTGACCAGCATGATAATTTATGTGTTCTATGTTGTAAGTCTGTTGAGTTTGCTGCCCATCTTTTTATTGGCTGTGAGatcacttggcaggtgtggtgtgcatggCTATTCGCTCTTGGAAGGATATGGACTATGTCGGGTACACTAAAACAACACTTTGAGAGTTGGACGAATGCTTCATCAAGAAAGAATGAGTAG
- the LOC107644923 gene encoding extensin-3 isoform X1 has protein sequence MGSLMASTLTLVLAIISLCFPSQISANNYRYSSPPPPPKEPYYYHSPPPPVHSPPPPYYYHSPPPPVHSPPPPYHYSSPPPPPKKPYYYHSPPPPVHSPPPPYYYHSPPPPVHSPPPPYKYPSPPPPYKYSSPPPPPYHYSSPPPPPKKPYKYPSPPPPVYKYKSPPPPPYHYSSPPPPPKKPYKYSSPPPPPYHYSSPPPPPKKPYKYSSPPPPPYHYSSPPPPPKKPYKYSSPPPPVYKYKSPPPPVYSPPPPHYVYASPPPPYHHY, from the coding sequence ATGGGGTCCCTAATGGCCTCTACACTCACTCTTGTATTAGCAATTATATCTCTTTGCTTCCCATCTCAAATTTCAGCCAATAACTACCGCTACTcatctccaccaccaccacctaaAGAGCCTTACTACTACCACTCTCCGCCGCCACCGGTGCACTCCCCACCTCCACCATACTACTACCACTCTCCGCCTCCTCCAGTTCACTCGCCTCCTCCACCATACCATTATTcttctccaccaccaccacctaaAAAGCCTTACTATTACCACTCTCCTCCTCCTCCAGTTCACTCGCCGCCACCACCATATTACTATCACTCTCCGCCTCCTCCAGTTCACTCGCCACCTCCACCCTACAAATATCCTTCTCCTCCACCACCCTACAAATACTcatctccaccaccaccaccctacCATTATTCTTCTCCGCCGCCACCACCAAAGAAACCCTACAAATACCCATCTCCTCCACCACCAGTTTACAAGTACAAGTCTCCTCCTCCACCACCCTACCATTATTcttctcctccaccaccaccaaagAAGCCCTACAAGTACTCATCTCCACCGCCACCACCCTACCAttattcttctcctcctcctccaccaAAGAAGCCCTACAAGTACTCATCTCCACCGCCACCACCCTACCAttattcttctcctcctcctccaccaAAGAAGCCCTACAAGTACTCATCTCCACCACCACCAGTTTACAAATATAAGTCTCCTCCTCCACCAGTTTATTCACCACCTCCACCACATTACGTCTATGCTTCACCTCCTCCACCATACCACCACTACTAG
- the LOC107644923 gene encoding extensin-3 isoform X3, with the protein MGSLMASTLTLVLAIISLCFPSQISANNYRYSSPPPPPKEPYYYHSPPPPVHSPPPPYYYHSPPPPVHSPPPPYHYSSPPPPPKKPYYYHSPPPPVHSPPPPYYYHSPPPPVHSPPPPYKYPSPPPPPKKPYKYSSPPPPPYHYSSPPPPPKKPYKYSSPPPPPYHYSSPPPPPKKPYKYSSPPPPVYKYKSPPPPVYSPPPPHYVYASPPPPYHHY; encoded by the exons ATGGGGTCCCTAATGGCCTCTACACTCACTCTTGTATTAGCAATTATATCTCTTTGCTTCCCATCTCAAATTTCAGCCAATAACTACCGCTACTcatctccaccaccaccacctaaAGAGCCTTACTACTACCACTCTCCGCCGCCACCGGTGCACTCCCCACCTCCACCATACTACTACCACTCTCCGCCTCCTCCAGTTCACTCGCCTCCTCCACCATACCATTATTcttctccaccaccaccacctaaAAAGCCTTACTATTACCACTCTCCTCCTCCTCCAGTTCACTCGCCGCCACCACCATATTACTATCACTCTCCGCCTCCTCCAGTTCACTCGCCACCTCCACCCTACAAATATC cttctcctccaccaccaccaaagAAGCCCTACAAGTACTCATCTCCACCGCCACCACCCTACCAttattcttctcctcctcctccaccaAAGAAGCCCTACAAGTACTCATCTCCACCGCCACCACCCTACCAttattcttctcctcctcctccaccaAAGAAGCCCTACAAGTACTCATCTCCACCACCACCAGTTTACAAATATAAGTCTCCTCCTCCACCAGTTTATTCACCACCTCCACCACATTACGTCTATGCTTCACCTCCTCCACCATACCACCACTACTAG
- the LOC107644923 gene encoding extensin-3 isoform X2, producing MGSLMASTLTLVLAIISLCFPSQISANNYRYSSPPPPPKEPYYYHSPPPPVHSPPPPYYYHSPPPPVHSPPPPYHYSSPPPPPKKPYYYHSPPPPVHSPPPPYYYHSPPPPVHSPPPPYKYPSPPPPYKKPYKYSSPPPPPYHYSSPPPPPKKPYKYSSPPPPPYHYSSPPPPPKKPYKYSSPPPPVYKYKSPPPPVYSPPPPHYVYASPPPPYHHY from the exons ATGGGGTCCCTAATGGCCTCTACACTCACTCTTGTATTAGCAATTATATCTCTTTGCTTCCCATCTCAAATTTCAGCCAATAACTACCGCTACTcatctccaccaccaccacctaaAGAGCCTTACTACTACCACTCTCCGCCGCCACCGGTGCACTCCCCACCTCCACCATACTACTACCACTCTCCGCCTCCTCCAGTTCACTCGCCTCCTCCACCATACCATTATTcttctccaccaccaccacctaaAAAGCCTTACTATTACCACTCTCCTCCTCCTCCAGTTCACTCGCCGCCACCACCATATTACTATCACTCTCCGCCTCCTCCAGTTCACTCGCCACCTCCACCCTACAAATATCCTTCTCCTCCACCACCCTACAA gAAGCCCTACAAGTACTCATCTCCACCGCCACCACCCTACCAttattcttctcctcctcctccaccaAAGAAGCCCTACAAGTACTCATCTCCACCGCCACCACCCTACCAttattcttctcctcctcctccaccaAAGAAGCCCTACAAGTACTCATCTCCACCACCACCAGTTTACAAATATAAGTCTCCTCCTCCACCAGTTTATTCACCACCTCCACCACATTACGTCTATGCTTCACCTCCTCCACCATACCACCACTACTAG